From a region of the Triticum aestivum cultivar Chinese Spring chromosome 7D, IWGSC CS RefSeq v2.1, whole genome shotgun sequence genome:
- the LOC123169298 gene encoding tRNA A64-2'-O-ribosylphosphate transferase isoform X1, whose product MAAAAGSEHAAEEGTLSIYKAARRIKRRESTLYNALRSVADDAAFVAEIAALWPALPLVANLRCGLWYAQPRSLAATCYFKSTDGHAGNWGFSTARLNLHLALLAGERGGCIIVDSTRKGKRFPDSMAKTIPIWCCVLNRAIQRHRLRAINQGSGLNSETSAVVPNGDAEEYSGSSNWDSSVHLPVWVLETEKNAIEGHIEEWADLFESCGADIHSLALGLQKPLRPLWISQNTRIWLNEVPDHQLWDFTPIILVSASASGAVATQRTASEFSWRYIPGAGDDEESWARGLTPTLFWKHSYDLLDGGPDLCNQLVADIVEKDRVYRAQRGEHSPQVIVKHVKCSRHGLEPYTGDHTIIAQPMNSNPSTIAPANTQYSNGGHVVFWIGTSNLAVGSTMQVADGLADMDCILNCDSTSRLPPSSSEDSYLELPIVGSKDERFSLLNNLPKAVSFAKKNLIARRKMLLCCQNGEDISICVALAIITRLFSDTGCFDCGESFMRRDVTKLEMRKRLVFICKYAVNARPSRGNLRQVYGFLCNEKEQLPC is encoded by the exons atggcggcggcggcggggtcagaGCACGCGGCCGAGGAGGGGACGCTGAGCATCTACAAGGCGGCGAGGCGCATCAAGCGGCGGGAGAGCACCCTGTACAACGCGCTGCGGAGCGTGGCGGACGACGCGGCCTTCGTGGCCGAGATCGCGGCGCTCTGGCCGGCGCTGCCGCTGGTCGCCAACCTCCGCTGCGGCCTCTGGTACGCGCAGCCGCGCTCCCTCGCCGCCACCTGCTACTTCAAGTCCACCGACGGCCACGCCGGCAACTGGGGCTTCTCCACCGCCCGCCTCAATCTCCACCTCGCCCTCCTCGCCG GGGAAAGAGGAGGGTGCATAATAGTTGATTCAACAAGGAAAGGGAAACGATTTCCTGATAGCATGGCAAAGACCATACCCATCTGGTGCTGCGTTCTCAATCGAGCCATTCAGAGGCATCGACTGCGGGCTATCAACCAAGGTAGCGGATTGAATTCTGAAACG TCAGCTGTTGTACCAAACGGGGATGCTGAAGAGTACTCTGGTTCATCAAACTGGGATAGCTCAGTTCATCTTCCTGTATGGGTTCTGGAAACTGAGAAAAATGCAATAGAGGGGCATATTGAAGAATGGGCGGACCTATTCGAATCTTGTGGTGCAGACATTCATTCTCTTGCATTAGGTTTGCAAAAACCACTCCGTCCACTGTGGATATCACAAAATACACGTATATGGTTGAATGAAGTACCAGATCATCAGTTATGGGACTTCACTCCCATCATATTAGTTTCAGCATCTGCATCTGGTGCAGTGGCTACGCAAAGGACGGCGTCAGAATTCAGTTGGCGCTATATTCCTGGTGCAGGAGATGATGAAGAGAGTTGGGCACGTGGTCTAACTCCTACATTATTTTGGAAGCATTCGTACGATCTACTTGATGGTGGACCAGATCTTTGTAATCAATTAGTTGCCGATATTGTTGAAAAGGATAGGGTTTACCGTGCACAGAGGGGTGAACATTCTCCACAAGTTATAGTTAAGCATGTAAAGTGCTCAAGGCATGGACTCGAACCCTACACGGGAGATCATACAATTATCGCACAACCTATGAACTCAAACCCTTCTACTATTGCTCCAGCAAATACACAATATTCCAATGGTGGTCATGTAGTCTTCTGGATTGGGACATCAAACCTTGCAGTAGGATCTACCATGCAAG TTGCAGATGGCTTGGCTGATATGGATTGCATATTGAACTGTGACAGCACATCAAGATTGCCTCCTAGTTCATCAGAAGATTCTTACCTTGAGCTACCTATTGTG GGTTCCAAGGATGAGCGATTTTCTTTGTTGAACAATCTTCCTAAAGCAGTTAGCTTTGCAAAGAAAAATCTGATCGCAAGGAGAAAAATGCTGCTATGTTGTCAAAATG GAGAAGATATAAGCATTTGTGTAGCCTTGGCAATAATCACACGGTTATTCAGTGACACTG GGTGCTTCGACTGCGGCGAATCTTTTATGAGAAGAGACGTCACCAAGTTGGAGATGAGGAAGAGGCTGGTGTTCATTTGCAAATACGCCGTTAATGCGCGGCCATCTAGGGGAAACTTGAGGCAGGTCTATGGTTTTCTATGCAACGAAAAGGAACAGCTGCCCTGTTAG
- the LOC123165192 gene encoding 40S ribosomal protein S24-1 — translation MADAKATTAVTLRTRKFMTNRLLARKQFVLEVIHPGRANVSKAELKERLAKVYEVKDPNCIFVFKFRTHFGGGKSSGFGLIYDNLESAKKFEPKYRLIRNGLATKVEKSRKQIKERKNRTKKIRGVKKTKAGDAKKK, via the exons ATGGCAGACGCCAAGGCCACGACGGCGGTCACCCTCCGCACCCGCAAGTTCATGACCAACCGCCTGCTCGCCCGTAAGCAGTTCGTGCTCGAGGTCATCCACCCGGGCCGCGCCAACGTCTCCAAG GCGGAGCTGAAGGAGAGGCTCGCCAAGGTGTACGAGGTGAAGGACCCCAACTGCATCTTCGTCTTCAAGTTCCGCACCCACTTCGGAGGCGGCAAGTCCTCCGGATTCGGTCTCATCTACGACAACCTCGAGTCCGCCAAGAAGTTCGAGCCCAAGTACCGCCTCATCAGG AATGGCCTTGCTACCAAGGTAGAGAAGTCACGCAAGCAGATCAAGGAAAGGAAGAACAGGACAAAGAAGATCCGTGGTGTGAAGAAG ACCAAGGCCGGAGATGCCAAGAAGAAATAA
- the LOC123169298 gene encoding tRNA A64-2'-O-ribosylphosphate transferase isoform X2, with protein sequence MAAAAGSEHAAEEGTLSIYKAARRIKRRESTLYNALRSVADDAAFVAEIAALWPALPLVANLRCGLWYAQPRSLAATCYFKSTDGHAGNWGFSTARLNLHLALLAGERGGCIIVDSTRKGKRFPDSMAKTIPIWCCVLNRAIQRHRLRAINQGSGLNSETSAVVPNGDAEEYSGSSNWDSSVHLPVWVLETEKNAIEGHIEEWADLFESCGADIHSLALGLQKPLRPLWISQNTRIWLNEVPDHQLWDFTPIILVSASASGAVATQRTASEFSWRYIPGAGDDEESWARGLTPTLFWKHSYDLLDGGPDLCNQLVADIVEKDRVYRAQRGEHSPQVIVKHVKCSRHGLEPYTGDHTIIAQPMNSNPSTIAPANTQYSNGGHVVFWIGTSNLAVGSTMQDGLADMDCILNCDSTSRLPPSSSEDSYLELPIVGSKDERFSLLNNLPKAVSFAKKNLIARRKMLLCCQNGEDISICVALAIITRLFSDTGCFDCGESFMRRDVTKLEMRKRLVFICKYAVNARPSRGNLRQVYGFLCNEKEQLPC encoded by the exons atggcggcggcggcggggtcagaGCACGCGGCCGAGGAGGGGACGCTGAGCATCTACAAGGCGGCGAGGCGCATCAAGCGGCGGGAGAGCACCCTGTACAACGCGCTGCGGAGCGTGGCGGACGACGCGGCCTTCGTGGCCGAGATCGCGGCGCTCTGGCCGGCGCTGCCGCTGGTCGCCAACCTCCGCTGCGGCCTCTGGTACGCGCAGCCGCGCTCCCTCGCCGCCACCTGCTACTTCAAGTCCACCGACGGCCACGCCGGCAACTGGGGCTTCTCCACCGCCCGCCTCAATCTCCACCTCGCCCTCCTCGCCG GGGAAAGAGGAGGGTGCATAATAGTTGATTCAACAAGGAAAGGGAAACGATTTCCTGATAGCATGGCAAAGACCATACCCATCTGGTGCTGCGTTCTCAATCGAGCCATTCAGAGGCATCGACTGCGGGCTATCAACCAAGGTAGCGGATTGAATTCTGAAACG TCAGCTGTTGTACCAAACGGGGATGCTGAAGAGTACTCTGGTTCATCAAACTGGGATAGCTCAGTTCATCTTCCTGTATGGGTTCTGGAAACTGAGAAAAATGCAATAGAGGGGCATATTGAAGAATGGGCGGACCTATTCGAATCTTGTGGTGCAGACATTCATTCTCTTGCATTAGGTTTGCAAAAACCACTCCGTCCACTGTGGATATCACAAAATACACGTATATGGTTGAATGAAGTACCAGATCATCAGTTATGGGACTTCACTCCCATCATATTAGTTTCAGCATCTGCATCTGGTGCAGTGGCTACGCAAAGGACGGCGTCAGAATTCAGTTGGCGCTATATTCCTGGTGCAGGAGATGATGAAGAGAGTTGGGCACGTGGTCTAACTCCTACATTATTTTGGAAGCATTCGTACGATCTACTTGATGGTGGACCAGATCTTTGTAATCAATTAGTTGCCGATATTGTTGAAAAGGATAGGGTTTACCGTGCACAGAGGGGTGAACATTCTCCACAAGTTATAGTTAAGCATGTAAAGTGCTCAAGGCATGGACTCGAACCCTACACGGGAGATCATACAATTATCGCACAACCTATGAACTCAAACCCTTCTACTATTGCTCCAGCAAATACACAATATTCCAATGGTGGTCATGTAGTCTTCTGGATTGGGACATCAAACCTTGCAGTAGGATCTACCATGCAAG ATGGCTTGGCTGATATGGATTGCATATTGAACTGTGACAGCACATCAAGATTGCCTCCTAGTTCATCAGAAGATTCTTACCTTGAGCTACCTATTGTG GGTTCCAAGGATGAGCGATTTTCTTTGTTGAACAATCTTCCTAAAGCAGTTAGCTTTGCAAAGAAAAATCTGATCGCAAGGAGAAAAATGCTGCTATGTTGTCAAAATG GAGAAGATATAAGCATTTGTGTAGCCTTGGCAATAATCACACGGTTATTCAGTGACACTG GGTGCTTCGACTGCGGCGAATCTTTTATGAGAAGAGACGTCACCAAGTTGGAGATGAGGAAGAGGCTGGTGTTCATTTGCAAATACGCCGTTAATGCGCGGCCATCTAGGGGAAACTTGAGGCAGGTCTATGGTTTTCTATGCAACGAAAAGGAACAGCTGCCCTGTTAG
- the LOC123169298 gene encoding tRNA A64-2'-O-ribosylphosphate transferase isoform X3 — MAAAAGSEHAAEEGTLSIYKAARRIKRRESTLYNALRSVADDAAFVAEIAALWPALPLVANLRCGLWYAQPRSLAATCYFKSTDGHAGNWGFSTARLNLHLALLAGERGGCIIVDSTRKGKRFPDSMAKTIPIWCCVLNRAIQRHRLRAINQAVVPNGDAEEYSGSSNWDSSVHLPVWVLETEKNAIEGHIEEWADLFESCGADIHSLALGLQKPLRPLWISQNTRIWLNEVPDHQLWDFTPIILVSASASGAVATQRTASEFSWRYIPGAGDDEESWARGLTPTLFWKHSYDLLDGGPDLCNQLVADIVEKDRVYRAQRGEHSPQVIVKHVKCSRHGLEPYTGDHTIIAQPMNSNPSTIAPANTQYSNGGHVVFWIGTSNLAVGSTMQVADGLADMDCILNCDSTSRLPPSSSEDSYLELPIVGSKDERFSLLNNLPKAVSFAKKNLIARRKMLLCCQNGEDISICVALAIITRLFSDTGCFDCGESFMRRDVTKLEMRKRLVFICKYAVNARPSRGNLRQVYGFLCNEKEQLPC; from the exons atggcggcggcggcggggtcagaGCACGCGGCCGAGGAGGGGACGCTGAGCATCTACAAGGCGGCGAGGCGCATCAAGCGGCGGGAGAGCACCCTGTACAACGCGCTGCGGAGCGTGGCGGACGACGCGGCCTTCGTGGCCGAGATCGCGGCGCTCTGGCCGGCGCTGCCGCTGGTCGCCAACCTCCGCTGCGGCCTCTGGTACGCGCAGCCGCGCTCCCTCGCCGCCACCTGCTACTTCAAGTCCACCGACGGCCACGCCGGCAACTGGGGCTTCTCCACCGCCCGCCTCAATCTCCACCTCGCCCTCCTCGCCG GGGAAAGAGGAGGGTGCATAATAGTTGATTCAACAAGGAAAGGGAAACGATTTCCTGATAGCATGGCAAAGACCATACCCATCTGGTGCTGCGTTCTCAATCGAGCCATTCAGAGGCATCGACTGCGGGCTATCAACCAAG CTGTTGTACCAAACGGGGATGCTGAAGAGTACTCTGGTTCATCAAACTGGGATAGCTCAGTTCATCTTCCTGTATGGGTTCTGGAAACTGAGAAAAATGCAATAGAGGGGCATATTGAAGAATGGGCGGACCTATTCGAATCTTGTGGTGCAGACATTCATTCTCTTGCATTAGGTTTGCAAAAACCACTCCGTCCACTGTGGATATCACAAAATACACGTATATGGTTGAATGAAGTACCAGATCATCAGTTATGGGACTTCACTCCCATCATATTAGTTTCAGCATCTGCATCTGGTGCAGTGGCTACGCAAAGGACGGCGTCAGAATTCAGTTGGCGCTATATTCCTGGTGCAGGAGATGATGAAGAGAGTTGGGCACGTGGTCTAACTCCTACATTATTTTGGAAGCATTCGTACGATCTACTTGATGGTGGACCAGATCTTTGTAATCAATTAGTTGCCGATATTGTTGAAAAGGATAGGGTTTACCGTGCACAGAGGGGTGAACATTCTCCACAAGTTATAGTTAAGCATGTAAAGTGCTCAAGGCATGGACTCGAACCCTACACGGGAGATCATACAATTATCGCACAACCTATGAACTCAAACCCTTCTACTATTGCTCCAGCAAATACACAATATTCCAATGGTGGTCATGTAGTCTTCTGGATTGGGACATCAAACCTTGCAGTAGGATCTACCATGCAAG TTGCAGATGGCTTGGCTGATATGGATTGCATATTGAACTGTGACAGCACATCAAGATTGCCTCCTAGTTCATCAGAAGATTCTTACCTTGAGCTACCTATTGTG GGTTCCAAGGATGAGCGATTTTCTTTGTTGAACAATCTTCCTAAAGCAGTTAGCTTTGCAAAGAAAAATCTGATCGCAAGGAGAAAAATGCTGCTATGTTGTCAAAATG GAGAAGATATAAGCATTTGTGTAGCCTTGGCAATAATCACACGGTTATTCAGTGACACTG GGTGCTTCGACTGCGGCGAATCTTTTATGAGAAGAGACGTCACCAAGTTGGAGATGAGGAAGAGGCTGGTGTTCATTTGCAAATACGCCGTTAATGCGCGGCCATCTAGGGGAAACTTGAGGCAGGTCTATGGTTTTCTATGCAACGAAAAGGAACAGCTGCCCTGTTAG